One genomic segment of Bacteroidales bacterium includes these proteins:
- a CDS encoding transposase, translating into MFNIRDFADKFECKHKAKITYFKEGKKKVKNISYGSAVIKINDLKDEELNLVIIKGFGKVPMLLFTNKMANNIVPELVWKIVEIYLTRWKCEEVFRYTKQSYNLEDVRVISYIGIRNIVVMVLAIAYFTSIYVGKNLKLKMIFEKIFFMSKRFFGIPTFYNYAMADGIYNYLYNNKYGIEYLTKKTPKLPKSQLELIFE; encoded by the coding sequence ATGTTTAATATCAGGGATTTTGCAGATAAATTTGAGTGTAAACATAAGGCAAAAATTACGTATTTTAAAGAAGGCAAAAAAAAAGTAAAGAATATAAGCTATGGTTCTGCGGTAATAAAAATAAATGATTTAAAAGATGAAGAACTTAACTTAGTAATAATAAAGGGGTTTGGGAAAGTTCCTATGCTGCTTTTTACTAATAAAATGGCGAATAATATAGTTCCGGAATTGGTCTGGAAAATAGTAGAAATTTATTTAACCCGATGGAAATGCGAAGAGGTTTTTAGATACACAAAACAAAGCTATAACCTTGAAGATGTGAGAGTAATAAGTTATATTGGAATAAGAAATATTGTTGTTATGGTTTTGGCAATCGCATATTTTACATCAATATATGTAGGAAAAAACCTGAAATTGAAAATGATTTTTGAAAAGATTTTTTTTATGTCAAAACGGTTTTTCGGAATACCTACATTTTATAATTATGCAATGGCTGATGGAATTTATAACTATCTTTACAACAATAAATATGGCATAGAATATCTAACGAAAAAAACACCGAAACTACCAAAAAGTCAGTTGGAATTAATTTTTGAATAA
- a CDS encoding competence protein ComEC family protein produces MYFSFLQIIKQLPFIRLIIPFIVGISLQIGISYTFDYYLLFAVLLIILLFIEFIKYNNRRYKLRFISGISINLLFLITGAWLVQVNTNDVFEYYEKEIIAEVLLSEQPVEKEKSFKTFAEINKLILNDSIYGSDKKIVIYFEKDSFAKKLNYGDKIIFKSRINEIKTSGNPYEFDYKQFLFRKGIVGQIYLRSANWKRTAEEQANSVFAFANKARNYLANIYRNNNIEGNEFAVLQALTLGDKSEIDEDVRQSYVASGAMHILAVSGLHVGIIYVLFNFFFRFFDKLKTKNYAYGKVLKAAILIIILWSFAIISGLSPSVSRAATMFTFVIIGRAMKRKINIYNSLAASAFILLLINPYQITNVGFQLSYAAVFAIVYFQPRILKIFVIKNKVIYYIWSLTAVSIAAQIGTIPITLFYFHVFPWYFMLTNIIVIPVATLIIYLAVALLLTSFIPAVSSFFAYILNLCIQFLNNSVSVIESLPYSFSENISFNTSDLIFSSLLVILFAAFISYKQVKTIYNILLILIIWLSCNTFSKAHNNSNNKLFVYNIKDISAINIIGEKNYLITSKNSFNKNTIKYGPLSNWQHLNKTNYIPVNISDSVYISNSIVKYKNFILSNSKKILIINNETQIRFQGNDKFNIDYIIISGNPEIKIKEVLELFNTETIIFDSSNKYYSVKEWEIECKNLNQNYHSVIDNGAFSKKLQ; encoded by the coding sequence GTGTATTTTAGCTTTCTTCAAATAATAAAACAATTACCTTTTATACGACTTATAATACCGTTTATTGTAGGTATAAGCTTACAAATCGGGATATCATATACTTTTGATTATTATCTTCTTTTTGCTGTTTTGCTTATTATTTTACTATTTATTGAATTTATAAAATATAACAACCGGAGGTATAAATTAAGATTTATTTCAGGAATTTCAATAAACTTATTATTTTTAATTACGGGAGCTTGGTTAGTTCAGGTTAATACCAATGATGTTTTTGAATATTACGAAAAGGAAATTATTGCAGAAGTATTATTATCGGAACAACCTGTTGAGAAAGAAAAATCATTCAAAACATTTGCCGAAATTAATAAATTAATTCTTAATGATTCGATTTATGGTTCCGATAAGAAAATTGTTATTTATTTTGAAAAAGACAGTTTTGCAAAAAAATTAAATTACGGAGACAAAATAATATTCAAATCAAGAATTAATGAAATAAAAACTTCAGGAAATCCTTATGAATTTGATTATAAACAATTTCTTTTCAGAAAAGGGATTGTCGGGCAAATATATTTAAGATCGGCAAACTGGAAAAGAACAGCAGAGGAACAAGCAAACAGTGTTTTTGCTTTTGCAAATAAGGCACGTAATTATTTAGCAAACATATACAGGAATAATAATATTGAGGGTAATGAATTTGCAGTTTTGCAAGCATTAACACTAGGAGATAAAAGCGAAATAGATGAAGACGTAAGGCAATCATATGTTGCATCGGGGGCAATGCACATTTTAGCTGTTTCGGGTTTGCATGTAGGAATAATCTATGTTTTGTTTAATTTCTTTTTTCGTTTTTTTGATAAACTGAAAACTAAAAATTATGCATACGGAAAAGTGTTAAAAGCCGCAATACTTATTATAATCTTATGGTCTTTTGCAATTATCTCAGGACTCTCACCTTCCGTAAGCAGAGCAGCAACAATGTTTACTTTTGTAATTATCGGCAGAGCAATGAAACGGAAAATTAACATTTACAATTCATTAGCTGCATCTGCATTTATTTTATTACTTATAAACCCTTACCAAATAACAAATGTAGGTTTTCAATTGTCATACGCTGCTGTTTTTGCAATCGTTTATTTTCAACCGAGGATTTTAAAAATATTTGTAATTAAGAATAAGGTCATCTATTATATTTGGTCATTAACTGCGGTTTCTATTGCTGCTCAAATAGGTACTATTCCTATTACTTTGTTCTATTTTCATGTTTTTCCTTGGTATTTTATGCTTACAAATATTATTGTGATACCTGTTGCCACATTAATAATTTATTTAGCAGTTGCTCTGTTGTTAACCTCTTTTATTCCTGCTGTTTCATCGTTTTTCGCATATATTCTTAACCTTTGCATTCAATTTCTGAATAACTCGGTTTCTGTTATTGAAAGTTTACCGTATTCCTTTTCAGAAAACATATCTTTTAATACATCAGACTTAATATTTTCATCTTTGTTAGTTATTCTTTTTGCCGCATTTATTAGTTACAAGCAAGTAAAAACTATTTACAACATTCTGCTTATATTGATTATTTGGCTGAGTTGCAACACATTTAGCAAGGCACACAACAATTCGAACAATAAACTTTTTGTATATAACATTAAAGATATTTCTGCAATAAATATTATAGGTGAAAAAAATTATCTTATCACAAGTAAAAATTCTTTTAATAAAAACACAATAAAATACGGACCTTTAAGCAATTGGCAGCATTTAAATAAAACTAATTATATTCCTGTTAATATCTCAGATTCCGTTTATATTTCAAATTCAATAGTAAAGTATAAAAACTTTATTCTCAGCAATTCAAAGAAAATTTTAATTATTAATAATGAAACCCAAATTCGTTTTCAAGGAAATGATAAATTTAACATAGATTATATAATTATATCCGGAAATCCGGAAATAAAAATTAAAGAAGTTCTGGAATTATTTAATACCGAAACAATTATATTTGATTCTTCAAATAAATATTATTCTGTTAAAGAATGGGAAATTGAATGTAAAAATTTAAATCAAAATTATCATTCTGTAATTGACAATGGTGCATTCTCAAAGAAGTTGCAATAA
- a CDS encoding tetratricopeptide repeat protein has translation MKHPVINSTLFFLFLFSTININAQKSDIDSLLQVVQNAGEDTVAVNALLSLGENSSIEPQEQLIYLNKAVNLSDKLKFKTGTAKAYSILGIYYTNQGNFDKAIEYLEEASELFKELGIKDMEVATLGNTGNVHCYLGDFEKGLECFLSALDVMYELGNKSWIATAKNNIGSVYVFLDEDSLALDYYEDALSLYKEVNDESGMSLALGNMGNVYNDNKQHELAIKYYLKAVELDEKTGNIQQLALNYTNLGTAYGDIKDNKNAIKYLEKAIYGFKEIGNKNGLSITYLTLSFYFRDIGDYYSARKYLDLSFNITKEIGAKHTLMRIYEELAYHDSIDGNFVSALENYKTYSALKDTIYKSEKSEQIAEMQTKFDTEQKEKENELLKEKNTKNELLNQKKNILIFAVIGALVLMLIIGIIVVRTSRTRKKINEELKEKNFEINQQKEEITTQNEILNNQNIKIEKSHKKITDSINYASRIQKAMLPSEETINQYLPENFIFFKPRDIVSGDFYWVKKVRNHLIIVVADCTGHGVPGAMVSMLGMSLLNDIVNKENVTKASQVLEELRSGIKKSFKQTGNMDEQKDGMDLALCVINSETNVMQYSGANIPLYHYRENELLIYKPIPNPIGISYKETPFNTVEINLQKNDVFYMFSDGIVDQFHHKTNKKFKSSGLKELLNKIHQESPEYQKNKFENLYNEWTGNLNNQTDDILVMSFKII, from the coding sequence ATGAAGCATCCTGTTATTAACTCAACATTATTTTTTTTATTCTTATTTTCAACAATAAATATAAATGCTCAAAAATCAGATATAGACAGCTTACTGCAAGTTGTTCAAAATGCAGGAGAAGATACAGTTGCCGTAAATGCTCTTCTTAGCTTAGGTGAAAACAGCAGTATTGAGCCTCAAGAACAATTGATATATCTTAATAAAGCAGTAAACCTGTCTGACAAATTGAAGTTCAAAACCGGAACTGCAAAAGCTTATTCTATTCTCGGGATATATTATACAAACCAAGGTAATTTTGATAAAGCAATCGAATATCTGGAAGAAGCCTCAGAGTTGTTTAAAGAACTTGGCATCAAAGATATGGAGGTAGCAACTCTCGGCAATACGGGTAATGTTCATTGTTATTTAGGAGATTTTGAAAAAGGATTAGAATGTTTCTTGAGTGCCTTAGATGTTATGTATGAATTAGGAAATAAAAGTTGGATTGCTACAGCAAAAAACAACATCGGCAGTGTTTATGTTTTTCTTGATGAAGACAGCCTTGCATTAGATTATTACGAAGATGCCCTATCGCTTTATAAAGAAGTTAATGACGAATCAGGAATGTCATTGGCATTAGGAAATATGGGAAATGTTTATAACGATAACAAACAACATGAGCTTGCAATAAAATATTACCTTAAAGCTGTTGAATTAGATGAAAAAACCGGAAATATTCAACAATTAGCTTTAAATTACACAAACTTAGGAACAGCATACGGTGATATTAAAGATAACAAAAATGCTATAAAATATCTTGAAAAAGCAATTTACGGTTTTAAGGAAATAGGAAATAAAAACGGTTTGTCAATAACATATTTAACCCTGTCATTTTATTTCAGAGATATCGGAGATTATTATTCAGCAAGAAAATATCTGGATTTAAGTTTCAATATTACAAAAGAAATCGGTGCCAAACATACACTTATGAGAATATATGAAGAATTGGCTTATCATGACTCAATAGACGGAAATTTCGTTTCGGCATTAGAAAACTATAAAACTTATTCAGCTTTAAAAGATACAATATATAAATCTGAAAAATCTGAACAAATTGCAGAAATGCAAACAAAATTTGACACAGAGCAAAAAGAAAAAGAAAATGAACTTCTGAAAGAAAAAAATACTAAAAATGAATTACTTAATCAAAAAAAGAACATATTAATATTTGCAGTAATCGGGGCATTAGTTCTGATGTTGATTATAGGAATTATTGTAGTAAGAACCAGCAGAACAAGAAAAAAAATAAACGAAGAACTAAAAGAAAAGAATTTTGAAATAAACCAGCAAAAAGAAGAAATTACAACTCAAAATGAAATACTGAACAATCAAAACATTAAAATTGAAAAAAGTCATAAAAAAATAACCGACAGTATAAATTATGCAAGCAGAATTCAAAAAGCAATGCTGCCGTCAGAAGAAACTATTAATCAATATCTTCCCGAAAACTTCATTTTTTTCAAACCCAGAGATATTGTAAGCGGTGACTTTTATTGGGTAAAAAAAGTGAGAAATCATTTAATAATTGTTGTTGCAGATTGCACAGGACACGGAGTTCCCGGAGCAATGGTAAGTATGCTGGGTATGTCTTTGTTAAATGATATCGTAAATAAAGAAAACGTTACAAAAGCAAGTCAAGTTTTGGAAGAATTGCGTTCCGGAATTAAAAAATCATTCAAACAAACCGGAAATATGGATGAACAAAAAGACGGAATGGATTTAGCTTTATGTGTAATTAATTCAGAAACTAATGTTATGCAATATTCCGGAGCAAATATTCCTTTATATCATTACAGGGAAAATGAATTATTAATATACAAACCAATACCGAACCCGATAGGAATAAGCTACAAAGAAACACCTTTCAATACCGTTGAAATAAATTTACAAAAAAATGATGTTTTTTATATGTTCTCCGATGGCATTGTCGATCAGTTTCACCATAAAACAAATAAAAAATTCAAATCTTCCGGCTTAAAAGAATTATTAAATAAAATCCACCAAGAAAGTCCTGAATACCAGAAAAATAAATTCGAAAATCTTTATAACGAATGGACAGGAAACTTAAATAACCAAACTGACGATATTTTGGTTATGAGTTTTAAAATAATATAA
- a CDS encoding methyltransferase domain-containing protein, whose protein sequence is MSKIVEKYAELPRPIRRPLWRLWHNLITSFDKKKTTVFMNYGYASDNGEFTDLNLKPEDIADKYSIQLYDHVAGSEDLTDKDVLEVGCGRGGGASFLARYYKPKSYIGLDISKKTTLFCNNHHKADGLKFVKGHAEQLPFEDSSFDAVVNVESARVYGNIPKFFQEVYRVLRPEGKFLFADMIKPKDIDFINKSLEEAGLKLIEKQNIRENVVKALILDTEYRKERIREGAPKFLHKSFFQFAGVEGSERFDAFDKNRIDYWSYTLTK, encoded by the coding sequence ATGAGTAAAATTGTTGAAAAATACGCAGAACTGCCAAGACCTATCAGAAGACCTTTGTGGAGATTATGGCATAATTTAATCACTTCGTTTGACAAAAAGAAAACAACAGTTTTTATGAATTACGGGTATGCAAGCGATAACGGAGAATTTACAGATTTAAATCTTAAACCCGAAGATATTGCAGACAAATACAGCATCCAATTATATGATCATGTTGCCGGAAGTGAAGACCTTACAGATAAAGACGTTCTTGAAGTAGGATGCGGAAGAGGCGGAGGAGCTTCATTCTTAGCCAGATATTATAAACCAAAATCATATATCGGTTTAGACATTTCTAAAAAAACTACTCTTTTCTGCAACAACCATCATAAAGCAGATGGCTTAAAGTTTGTTAAGGGGCATGCAGAACAACTCCCTTTTGAAGATTCAAGCTTTGATGCAGTTGTTAATGTTGAATCTGCAAGAGTGTACGGAAATATTCCTAAATTTTTTCAAGAAGTTTACAGAGTTTTAAGACCCGAAGGCAAATTTCTTTTTGCAGATATGATAAAACCTAAAGATATTGATTTTATTAACAAATCGTTAGAGGAGGCAGGACTAAAACTAATTGAAAAGCAAAATATCAGAGAAAATGTTGTAAAAGCATTAATTTTAGATACTGAATACAGAAAAGAACGAATAAGAGAAGGAGCTCCTAAATTCTTACATAAATCATTTTTTCAATTTGCAGGTGTTGAAGGCTCGGAAAGATTTGATGCTTTTGATAAAAACAGAATTGATTATTGGAGTTATACCCTCACAAAATAA
- the feoB gene encoding ferrous iron transport protein B translates to MNLSLLKNNEEAVIVKVKGRGAFRKRITEMGFIKGQKVTVIKNAPLKDPIEYSIMGYHISLRRREAELVEVVNKEEAKNIITEKYNGTTGNNILKKSAKEKSKIINIALVGNPNCGKTTFFNKATGATEHVGNYSGVTVDAKKSVKKYKGYTFNVTDLPGTYSLTAYTPEELYVREHIFDEMPDIVVNVVDASNLERNLYLTTRLIDMDIKLVIALNMFDELEKRGDQFNYKELAAMIGVPIIPTVASSGKGIKKLFDKLIDVYEDKDTIVRHVHINYGKPFEKAVTQLQEKIYTEENLQLTRKVAPRFLALSLLENDTRTQRILKNTVDGEEILETGNKLRKKIESHLKEDAETLIIDARYGFIRGALKETYKKGDVKIDDRTFKIDKVLTHRHLGIPIFVAIMWLMFQATFTLGAFPMAWIEELVSIIANLIQRFMQEGMLKDLIIDGVIGGVGGVIVFLPNILILFFIISLMEDTGYMSRAAFITDKLMHKIGLHGKSFIPLVMGFGCNVPAVMSTRTLENRNDRLLTMLINPFMSCSARLPIYLVIIGAVFPDNAGTVLFLIYAAGILVSIVVAKIFKKLFFKSKDAPFVMELPPYRKPIMRISLKHMWHKGSQYLKKMGGVILIASIIIWALGYFPTSNEVTEKIDKRIQVLNVKHAFNTEKEIYKAEIERLINKKKTVLQENSYIGKIGQFIEPAIRPLGFDWKIGVSILTGVAAKEIVVSTMGVLYGAEFDKDDASEALKKAIKNEVYQTGKHKGEKIFTPLVSISFLVFILIYFPCIAVIAAVRKESGSWKWAGFLVVYTTALAWLLSFAIYQIGSLL, encoded by the coding sequence ATGAATTTATCTTTATTAAAAAATAATGAAGAGGCTGTTATAGTTAAAGTTAAGGGGCGAGGTGCATTCCGAAAACGTATTACCGAAATGGGCTTTATTAAAGGTCAAAAAGTTACCGTAATAAAAAATGCCCCCCTTAAAGACCCCATAGAATACAGTATTATGGGTTATCACATATCTCTTCGAAGACGTGAAGCTGAGTTAGTTGAGGTTGTTAATAAAGAAGAAGCAAAAAATATTATTACGGAAAAATATAACGGAACTACAGGTAATAATATCTTAAAGAAATCTGCGAAAGAAAAAAGTAAAATAATTAATATTGCTTTGGTCGGAAACCCAAATTGCGGGAAAACTACTTTTTTTAATAAGGCAACGGGAGCAACAGAGCATGTAGGGAATTACAGCGGTGTTACCGTTGATGCAAAAAAATCGGTTAAAAAATATAAAGGTTACACATTTAATGTTACTGATTTGCCCGGAACGTATTCATTAACTGCATATACGCCGGAAGAGTTATATGTAAGAGAGCATATTTTTGATGAAATGCCTGATATTGTGGTAAATGTTGTTGATGCTTCAAATTTAGAACGTAACTTGTATTTAACTACTCGCCTGATTGATATGGATATTAAGTTGGTGATTGCATTAAATATGTTTGACGAATTAGAGAAAAGAGGTGACCAATTTAATTATAAAGAATTAGCAGCAATGATTGGTGTCCCGATTATTCCTACTGTTGCTTCAAGCGGAAAAGGAATAAAAAAACTTTTTGATAAGTTAATTGATGTTTATGAGGATAAAGATACTATTGTAAGACATGTGCACATTAATTACGGAAAACCTTTTGAAAAAGCTGTTACTCAACTTCAAGAAAAGATTTATACTGAGGAGAATTTGCAATTAACGAGAAAAGTTGCACCCAGATTTCTTGCTTTGAGTTTGTTGGAAAATGATACTCGTACACAAAGGATATTAAAAAATACTGTTGACGGAGAAGAAATTCTGGAAACAGGAAATAAATTAAGAAAAAAAATTGAAAGCCATTTAAAAGAAGATGCAGAAACTTTAATTATTGATGCTCGTTACGGATTTATAAGAGGTGCACTGAAAGAAACTTATAAGAAAGGAGATGTTAAAATTGACGACAGAACATTCAAAATTGATAAAGTTTTAACACATAGGCATTTAGGAATTCCTATTTTTGTTGCTATTATGTGGTTGATGTTTCAGGCAACATTTACTTTGGGTGCATTTCCTATGGCATGGATTGAAGAACTTGTTTCAATTATTGCAAATCTTATTCAAAGATTTATGCAGGAAGGAATGCTGAAAGATTTAATTATTGACGGAGTTATCGGAGGAGTAGGAGGGGTAATTGTTTTCCTTCCTAATATCTTAATTTTGTTTTTTATTATTTCATTAATGGAAGATACCGGTTATATGTCAAGAGCTGCTTTCATTACCGATAAATTAATGCATAAAATAGGTTTGCACGGAAAATCGTTTATTCCTTTGGTAATGGGCTTCGGATGTAATGTTCCGGCTGTTATGTCAACAAGAACATTGGAGAACAGAAATGACAGATTACTTACAATGCTTATTAACCCTTTTATGTCTTGCAGTGCACGTTTACCCATATATTTAGTAATTATCGGTGCTGTTTTTCCTGATAATGCAGGAACTGTTTTGTTTTTGATTTATGCTGCGGGCATCTTAGTTTCAATTGTTGTTGCAAAGATTTTTAAAAAGTTATTTTTTAAGTCGAAAGATGCTCCTTTTGTTATGGAATTACCTCCGTACAGAAAACCTATTATGAGAATTTCTTTGAAACATATGTGGCATAAAGGTTCTCAATATCTTAAAAAGATGGGAGGTGTTATTTTAATTGCTTCAATTATTATTTGGGCATTAGGTTATTTTCCCACAAGTAATGAGGTAACTGAAAAAATTGATAAAAGAATTCAAGTTTTGAATGTTAAACATGCTTTTAATACAGAAAAAGAGATATATAAAGCAGAGATTGAAAGACTTATAAATAAGAAAAAAACTGTTTTACAAGAGAACTCGTATATAGGGAAAATAGGACAATTTATTGAGCCTGCAATCAGACCTTTGGGTTTTGATTGGAAAATAGGAGTGAGTATTTTAACGGGAGTTGCTGCAAAAGAAATTGTTGTAAGCACTATGGGAGTTTTATACGGAGCAGAGTTTGATAAAGATGATGCATCGGAAGCCCTTAAAAAAGCTATAAAAAATGAAGTATATCAAACCGGAAAACATAAAGGAGAAAAAATATTTACTCCTTTGGTTTCAATTTCGTTTTTAGTTTTTATTTTGATATATTTTCCGTGTATTGCCGTTATTGCTGCAGTAAGGAAAGAATCGGGAAGTTGGAAATGGGCAGGTTTTTTGGTTGTTTACACAACGGCTTTAGCTTGGTTGCTTTCTTTTGCAATTTACCAAATAGGAAGTTTATTATAA
- a CDS encoding DUF721 domain-containing protein gives MKRNNTEPLKNVIQRYLHAIGAKQKIKEIQLKNSWDKIMGVNVAGQTEYIFIKNSVFHIKISSSVVKYELSMMKSVIIERLNNEAGETVINDIVFL, from the coding sequence ATGAAAAGAAATAATACAGAACCTTTAAAAAACGTTATTCAACGCTATTTACATGCAATAGGGGCAAAACAAAAAATTAAGGAGATCCAATTAAAAAACAGTTGGGATAAGATAATGGGAGTTAATGTTGCCGGACAAACTGAATATATTTTTATAAAGAATAGTGTTTTTCATATAAAAATAAGTTCTTCCGTTGTTAAATATGAATTGTCGATGATGAAATCTGTTATTATTGAACGTTTGAATAATGAAGCCGGAGAAACGGTAATCAATGATATTGTTTTTTTGTAA
- the murB gene encoding UDP-N-acetylmuramate dehydrogenase — protein MNYKKFLSLKEYNTFGIDVKSVYSFFCFNENELISFLKSDKGREEPYYILGGGSNVLFSEDYKGTIVLIKSKGISVVQENSNFVFIKAAAGEIWDDFVEYCVINNYGGVENLSFIPGTVGASPVQNIGAYGVEVKDIIDEIEVLNRKTLKKEVFLNKNCKFGYRDSIFKSELRNKYIILNVTFKLSKKHKLNLDYGNLNDELKLINNPGISDVRQAVINIRARKLPNPDEFPNAGSFFKNPVVKTGYFKELKEKFPELVSYPAPDEKIKLAAGQLIDLCNWKGKRENGTGVHDKQALVIVNYNNASGKDILNFSEKIQNSVFEKFGVKIEREVTLIN, from the coding sequence ATGAATTATAAGAAATTCCTGTCATTAAAGGAATATAACACATTTGGCATTGATGTTAAGTCTGTTTATTCCTTTTTTTGTTTTAATGAAAATGAACTAATCAGTTTTTTGAAATCTGATAAAGGAAGAGAAGAGCCGTATTATATTTTAGGCGGAGGCAGCAATGTTCTGTTTTCAGAAGATTATAAAGGAACAATTGTTTTAATTAAGAGTAAGGGAATTAGTGTTGTGCAAGAAAACAGTAATTTTGTTTTTATAAAAGCAGCAGCAGGTGAAATATGGGATGACTTTGTAGAGTATTGCGTTATAAATAATTACGGTGGTGTTGAAAACCTCTCTTTTATTCCGGGAACGGTCGGAGCTTCCCCTGTTCAAAATATAGGAGCTTACGGTGTTGAGGTTAAGGATATTATTGATGAAATTGAGGTTTTAAACCGAAAAACATTAAAAAAAGAGGTATTTCTGAATAAAAATTGTAAATTCGGTTACAGGGACAGTATTTTTAAGAGTGAATTAAGAAATAAGTATATAATTTTGAATGTAACTTTCAAATTATCTAAAAAACATAAATTAAACCTTGATTACGGTAATCTTAACGATGAATTAAAATTAATAAATAATCCCGGAATTTCTGATGTAAGGCAGGCAGTTATCAATATCAGAGCAAGGAAATTACCTAATCCGGATGAGTTTCCTAATGCCGGCAGTTTTTTTAAAAACCCTGTTGTTAAAACCGGTTATTTCAAAGAATTAAAAGAAAAATTCCCTGAATTAGTTTCTTACCCTGCTCCCGACGAGAAGATAAAGTTAGCCGCAGGACAATTGATTGATTTATGTAATTGGAAGGGGAAACGAGAAAACGGCACAGGTGTTCATGATAAGCAGGCATTAGTAATTGTAAATTATAATAATGCAAGCGGAAAAGATATTTTAAATTTTTCTGAGAAGATACAAAATTCTGTTTTTGAGAAGTTCGGAGTGAAGATTGAACGTGAAGTTACTTTAATTAATTAA
- a CDS encoding SiaB family protein kinase, whose protein sequence is MRDFDSTFLSSLILLYDSFEEHGISLVYVGKFSHTITKVFTALTENETEKQNESRKVKRTLHHTMIEILQNMTKHSENMFHDINMGKGLFMLGKKNDAYHIITANLVDGQQEQSLKATIDDLNAATPEELKSMYKKQLREGRISGKGGAGLGLIDITRKTQNPLDYMFFPADVDKKYFVLKVKVDTEPAE, encoded by the coding sequence ATGAGAGATTTTGATTCAACATTTTTAAGTTCTTTGATTTTGTTATATGACAGTTTTGAAGAGCATGGCATATCCTTAGTTTATGTCGGGAAGTTCAGCCATACGATTACAAAAGTGTTTACTGCATTAACAGAAAATGAGACAGAAAAACAAAATGAATCCAGAAAAGTAAAACGTACTTTGCATCATACAATGATTGAGATTTTGCAAAATATGACAAAGCATTCTGAAAATATGTTTCATGATATTAATATGGGCAAAGGTTTGTTTATGTTAGGTAAGAAAAATGATGCGTATCATATAATTACTGCAAACTTGGTTGACGGACAGCAAGAGCAAAGTTTAAAAGCTACAATAGATGATTTAAATGCAGCTACACCTGAAGAGTTAAAGTCAATGTATAAAAAGCAATTACGGGAAGGGAGAATTTCAGGTAAAGGCGGTGCAGGTTTAGGGTTAATTGATATTACAAGGAAAACTCAAAATCCGTTGGATTATATGTTTTTTCCTGCTGATGTTGACAAAAAATACTTTGTTTTAAAAGTAAAAGTTGATACAGAACCGGCAGAATAA